In Lolium rigidum isolate FL_2022 chromosome 3, APGP_CSIRO_Lrig_0.1, whole genome shotgun sequence, the genomic window TTCATTGGCTATCTGGGATATAATTTTTGAAAACGGTGGTTTGTATTAATCGGTAGTAGAGTTCTGATTACATTCTACCAAAGTCAGCTCCAACACGCAGGAAGGTGCTGAACCTTGTAACACACCACCAGTACAACTCACACGACTAAACCTGGCCAGTTCATGAGCCGGCCTACTATCTTCTCTTGCCACTTTTCTGAAGGTGAAGTCAGGTAGCAGAGTAACCAACCGATGAATGTCCGCTAGCACACTCGACGTATGGGAGCGATCCCTAACATCAGAGTTTGCCTTTTTTATTAGAGCATCACAGTCGCTCTCAATAATTAGGCTACTATCCACCAGTTTAACAGCTTGCTTGATCCCTTCTAAACAAGCCAACGCTTCTGCATTTTCCGCGTTATCACAATCAGGAAGAATTCCCCAGGCGGACCATTTGATCTGTCCAAGGTGGTTACGAGCTAGAGCACCCCACGAGGCGAAGTTTGATTCTTTAATGAAACTAGCATCCACGCTTAGGCAATGCCAGCCCGTGTCTGGTGGCTTCCATCTTGATTTCATTTCATTCTTCTTTGGTTCCTCATGTATCTCCTTCATTTCAAGCATTGGACTTTTTCCTTTCCTATCTTCAGGCAGCTTTTCCTCTCTAATATTTGACAGCACCTGCCAGTAGTTGCTTAAGAAATCAGTCGACTGGTTTATTCCCACCTTCCCATCTCCAAAGATGCAGTTGTTTCTTAGGTGCCAGGCCCTCCACCAGACCAGCATCAGCTTTGCGCGCATATCTGAGCTTGAAGCATTCAGAATGTTCAGAGTCCACTCCTTCCCACTATTTCTCAGTTTTTCTTCAGGTGGTAGCTTCCagatttttctcatgctttctcTTAAGGCGGCAGCTTTGGTGCAGGTCATAGTGGCATGGtatccatcttcttcttctcttccgcagATGGTGCAAGTTGGATCAGTTGTCATATTACGCGAGCACCGGTTTTTTGTACCGCTAGTGCTTCCGTGGCTAGTCTCCAAGTAAAGATCTTCACCTTTTGTGGTACATTTGTTTTCCATATCACATCCTAGATCGGACGGTCTCCATTAGGATTGTCGCTTTGCTGGCCTGAGCAGAAATTCTCGGAGTTCTGAAGAAGGGCGAGTCTGTATGCACTCCGAACACTGAAGTTGCCTGATTTTTCAAAGTGCCAGGCTATATAGTCTTCTTCAGCTGAGTGAGGTAAACGAATTCGCAAAATTTCCTCGGCATCATAGTTTGGGAACATTGACCTGACTAGGTCTTCCTTCCATGTCATTGAGCTGTTGTCTATTAGGTCCGAAACCCAACGGTATCTGCCACCACCAATCTTTGTTGAGGGTTTTAAGTTTCCTCTCGGGACTCAATTATCACGCCAAATCCGGATTTTTGATCCAGATTGGACACGCCATATCACTCCTCTTTTCAAGAGCTCGAGTCCATGACAAATGCCCTGCCAACCTGGGGAAGAGTTCTGGATAAAAACAGTGTGAGTGAGTTCAGCATTAGGAAAATATGAGGGAAGGCTAGCAGTCTCCAGGCCTGCCTGGCTAGGAGGGCTTGATTGAACAACCTGTAGTCCCTAAAGCCCAGACCTCCAAAATATTTAGGAGCAATAATTTTCTCCCATGACTTCCAATGGATTTTTCGTCTGTCTAACTCATCGCCCCACCAAAAGTTTCTTGTTATTTGAGCAAATTCCTCGCACAAGCCAGCCGAGAACTTAAAAACACTCATAGCATAGGCAGAAATCGCTTGCACGACGGATTTTATAAGTGTTCCCTTTGCCCCTGAAGACATATACTTTTCGCACCAATCATTCATATACTTGTGTAGGGTCTCCTTTGTTGACTCGAATTGGccatttttcatttttccttcgGGAATGGGAAGCAAGGTATTTTTCCTCAAACTCAGCCTTCTCAATATGTAGGATTGATAGTGTAGCATCTCCATCCTCTTCGCTGACTTTGTTACCGAGGAGAATGGAACATTTTGATGGGCTGAGTAGCTGGCCAGTACACTTCTCATAAGTGTGTAGAATCCCCTTCACTATACTGGCTTGTTCTATGTTTGCCTCGAAGAATAAAAGGCTATCGTCCGCGAACAGAAGGTGCGAGATGCCCGGAGCTCTGCGGCAAATTTTCAATTCTTTCAATCTATTTGCACTGATTTCATGATCAATGAGGGATGAAAGGCCTTCAGCTATCTGGGATATAATGGATGAGATGAAGGAGCCGCTTTGGCCCCGTTGGTTTCAGCAAGGGGCCTTCGACAGCAGATCGCAGACTTCAGCCATGGCACACCACAGATTGCATGCATGAGTGCATCGAAGGAAGATGTGGAAGGTATCCTCGTCCTCACCGCCACAGATCAGGTATAAGCTTGAGGTGGCCATGCCTCTCCTCGCTAAGTTCAGTTGTATTGAAATTGTATTCCTACATATTTTCCAAGAAGGTTGTAGGCTCTTTTAGCACTGAACATGCCACGTTTGTCTGGATGCCAAGCAATGAAGTCATCTTCATTCTGATGTGATGTCTGAATTTTAAGATCTCCGTAATTTCGTCCTGACAGAAGAATTGCCACAGGCGCTGCTTGTTCCAGGTGCCATCCTGTAGTAGGTCTGAAACGCACCTATACCTGCATCTTCCTTGGGCTGGTCGCAGGTGATTATTAGTATCCCCATCGCTAAGAAGGCAGTGCTAACTGCAAAATCTATAGTGAGCTTGCAAATGTTCAGCACCAAAGTAACCAAAAAATGAGCAGAGAAGTGAGCCAGTGACTGTCAACGCATTCACAAGACAGACATAGTAACCGTTGTTTACCACACACAAACTTTATGCACCGAAACATGAATCGCAATCAAGCCCACAGCTGCAGTGCACAACAATCCAAATCTGCAACATGTTGTGTCTTGCACAAAATGTTTGAATCTGGTAGTCATAGCTCGCTACAACAGTTCAAAATGGCAGACTACTGGAATCTGTTAGCCATAGCCAACACTAAAGTTCAAGATGGCAGACTTAATGAGAATATAACCGCTATTTCCCCCTGGGGCAACAGCACACAACATTTACATTTCTCTCCCTGATGTCTAGAGGAACCATGACCATAGAAGTTTCCCCTGGTTTTCTTCTCGGACAAAGCAGGACCAAAGTGAAAAATCTGCAGAATAAAATGCTCTCAGATAACTCAATGCAACAGTCATAACTTCTAAGTAAACCAGTTAACATTTATTCATAGCAGAAGCATTTACGATTATGGAAACAATCTAATGCTCACCTTGATATCGCGTATACTAgtagcatcatcttcatgtgcaaaGTTAACCATGCATCCAGATAGTATGTCCAGGCATTGCCGATCACAAGTACTGCACAAATATGACAAGGACAAATTTAGACAACAGAAGTAATGATTCAGATTTCAAATGCGCCAGAAACGTTCTTTGCTAAGCACTTTGGGAAACTGTACAGCAAACCAACTGTTCAAAATTAACTAGTGTTACAGGATCACAAGCTGTAGAGCAAATGCAGACCCAGTTACATTTACACAACAGATTCTAGTTTACCTTTTCTACATCAGGAGGAATTGACCAGTTTTGGATGTCCAGTTTTCTTGTCGATCTCCACTCTTAGGCCTATATCTGCAATCTCTGGAGTTAAGATTGGTTCTTGCATCTGAAGTTCAGAGACCTCCTTCTGGTTTTCCTCATTTCCTTCAAGCAAGTTCTTCACAGCTAGAAGGCCCCACTCCCTCAAGTATGCATTTCCTTCATCAATGACGCACTGCTGCAATAGTAACATAATCCCATCTAGCTGCCTAACCTCATCCTGCACCTGTTTCCTTCCATGCAAGCAATTGGCAATGATAGCGACTATATCTCTCCTGTAACCGTTGTATGGGCAGACTTTTGCACTTGCAAGGGCTGGTTGTTGATCTCCTTGTTCCTTTGCCATCGCTTTTCTGATtgtacttgggagctcaagatcacGTAGGTACTTTAGAAGTTGTTTTACAAGACCAGTTCGCAACAGTGAGTCAACAGGAGCTTCACTCTGTGATGAAGTAGGTTCCCAGGCACATATGTCCTTCAAGAGCAGCAATGAATATCCAAGGACATCGACTCCAGGGCAACCAGTCGGAAGAGAGGAGCTACCTCGGCAAGTAAAATCCACAGTCTCAGCAGCATACTTCTGTACATTCAGGACGTGAAGTGCAAAACTGTTCGAGACAATAACTTCTTCAGGTCGTTCAGTCAAACATTTTGACAACGTACCCAGAAGAAATGCATGCTTAGCAGTAAACCCGTTTCCAGATTCACCACCATCAGTTGAACCTAAGGCTGCAAACAAGGTTTCAAACATCTCCTCTTCAACACAGATTTTGACGAGAAGCCACTCCAACCATTCTTCCTTGTGCCCCACTGCAATTGGTAATTAAGGTTAGGACCATACACAAGCAAACCATGGAAGGAATGGGAGAACCAAATGAAATCAACCAGCGAACAAAGTGCGACCTTTGACTGCAGCCTAGTTATAATAAGTAAACAAATAAGGTAACCATAACATCCGTATGTCAATGTTTAAGTAAAACTGTCTTCCAATGGTCATATATGGTTCTCTGGTACATATGCCACAGGCAAGTTTAGACTATGCACTTCAAGACATGAGCCATGCAGCAACGTGAGGGAACACATTGTGACAGTTCGAACTATCAAGCAACTGATGAATACTTTAGCAACATATCAAACATATGATACCACATTGTTTGTTACCAAGAAGTAGGAGCAGGTTGTGCAATCGTGCTAGCATGCTTTAAAAAGTTGAACCAAACAAACAGGTGCTATGAACTAAAGTTCTCCAGAAAAAGTATTCCCTGAATAATCACAATCAACCGGTAAATGCACTACCACCCCTGAATATTACTTGTTCCTTAGCAATGAAACATAAGCATTCAACATCTGATATATCCAATTCAACAAAACGCATGCTCATAGTTGCTCACTTATTTTACACTTGGCCAAATACTTCCATTGCTGAAATAATCTACAATGTGCACAGCCTACTTGTATTGAACTAATCCACAACATGGCAACCGTAACACAGATTCATAAGAATAAGCAACCCGTAATATTATATTTTAAAAACTAGAAGTTGCAGCTACGAACCAAATTGCATATCTAGGTATCTAGCAGCAGATATGTTTGAATGTGCAAAATAATAAACCGATAATAATAGCGATGCTGTACTCACCTCGTGAGGCGGTAGTGACGAGTTGGACGAGTATCGGGAGCCCCAGGTCCTGATGGCAGAGCTCCCGGAGCCTCGCGCGGCCGGCCGCGCCGGAGCAGCAGGTGTCGAGCACCATGCAGAGCGGGTCCACGACCCCCGCGTCGCGGACCCCGGCGAGCTCCCGCAGCGCCCCCGGGAAGAGCGCGTCCCAGACGGCCTCGCGGTTCTGGTCCCCGCCGAGCGCGGCGTTGCCGAGCGCctggagcgcggcgcgcgcgacgTCGGgggcgagggaggggagggcgaGCACGGAGGAGGCGACCGCGGCGGGGCCCGAGAGGAGCACGAAGGTGCGCTGGTTGTTGGAGTCGCCCGCGAGGAGGTTGCGGACGAGGCGGAGGCGTAagaggaggagcggcgccggGGAGGCGGGCAGGAGGCAGAGGGTGTCGCTGAGGGCGTCGGAGAGCGCGGCCCGGCCTTCTTGGGTCTTGGCGGCCTCCACGAGCGCGGTCAGGgtctcctcgtcctcgacctccatgATGGGGGCCGGCGGgagggaggaggaagcggcggcggcggcggcggcgctggggtgGAGGACTTTGCGAGGATGGAGGCAGCAGAGCAGAGGGCGGCGGTGTGGTTCGGGTGAAGATGGTCTGGTCGAGCCGGTTGGCTTTACATACAGGTCGGTTTGTGGAGGCAGCGGTGTAGTTCGGGTGAAGCTTCTAGTAGTGGCTGTAAAATATTTTTGAGCAACAAACTTCAGAtcatgtagatgttgatattttctgCGTACTAATTCGAGCAAGAAATTTTAGAGCATCTAGAAATGTGTGAAATATCATCAAATCATGtagatgttgattttttttttttttttgcgaacacACGAACGTGGCATTGCATTAGAAGAAAAAATGGCGGGCTACAGAGAGTCCGGCACCAGCACGGTGCTGTTACATGCCACGATCAAGAGGGAGGGCAGCCCTCTAGTTTACATGGCAGTTGATATAATTTTTCCCTGTATAAAACTTGGTCATATTTTACAAAATTTGACTTAGAGAGAACTCATATATGCACTAATGTTCTTACAAAGACGATGAATGATGTGGCCTGACTGTCATTCAGATGATATTCAAACAATGGGTGAACAAACAGGATCAATCACGTAATTGCACCTTAAACCCAACAAGGTGTGAATGTTTCACTAAAGAACCAAAGATTCTCACTGACAAAGCATTACAACAATCACGCACGCAGCTCCAACTTTACAAACTTACAATTCAGACAGAAATTAACCTAAGCAGGCCCCCCAGATTTTTTCTTCCCCTTCCCTGCCAGATAACCTAAAAGCATTCGCGGTTTGCACGCTTATTGCAGCCAGGCACGGTTGATTAGTGGCCGTTGGATATCGGCGCGGCGGCACCTTTCACAGCATAGAACCTTCGGTACATGGAGTCGACATGGGTGAGATAGTAGGTCCCTGTGACGAGCAAGGATGTGTCCTGGCTGGTGACGAAATCCTTCGCGCCATAGCGGTGCTCGCCCAGCTTCAGCGCCTCGACAAACTGCTTTGGTGGGACCTGTGTGGAAGATATATATGGTGAGACAGAGCCAAGTTTGTTGCAATGAGTGAGGTCAATTAGTCAATGCACCAGGAGAGATGGTATAACAGCCCTGGCAATTAAACCACAATGACCTCTGATGATAAACGGAGAACTTCATGAAAGACTTACGATATGCCTAGACTGCAATTTGTTGGAAATATCCATTATGCTTGCAATGTTCGATAGGCTGAATGGATGCTGGCCTTCATTAATTTTGAGGGAGAACATTGTCGACGTCATGCCGCTGCCGTAAGAAAACATGACAATCCTCTGGCCCGCCTGAACATTTCAAAAGAGGAAACGAAAACAGGAGAGGTTAATTTAGTTCGATGTTGATCAGAACCGAAGAAAAGGCCGGAGCGTGATTTATACCAGAGTATCATGTTTGTTATGGAGAACTGATGCAAAAGCAGCATAGAGTGATGCTGTGTACATATTCCCGAGTTCTTTTGGGATCAATGTTGTTGGTTGAACCTTGGTACCATACAGGTTCTTTGCAACTTGCTGGCAAACCTGCATATATAAGGTATCACAAATTAACTTACAAGCATTAGTTATTGCACACAGGAATTTTTTGAGTAATTTCGACTCTTATTTCTACCTTCTCAAGGTCCCGACTCTGATAGCTTTCCTCAGATGATAGGCTCGAAAAGGGTTCCAATTTTTCTCTTGAGTCTTTGTCAACAATGCTATTTGACCAAACAGAAATTGTAGTTGGTAAGAAAGTACTAATAAACAATATAGAGACATAGAGTTCCTAATACAGTACTGACCAACCTGCAATTTCTCAAGAAGTCATTGTAGTATAAACGAGCAAAACTTTTCTGTACAAGCTGCACATAGCAAAAACATAGAAAAGATTGTAAATAATGGTACAGTACAAAACAGATGACCATACATGGTGTTTCTCAAGGGGAATGGCGTGATGCCCAAACAGTGGCCATAATAAGAGGAGCTCCATTTTGGGGACAAGTGCAGATGGTGAACTGCTTTCACAATATTGTCCGTGTAATTGATAATTCAACTGAGATGCCAAAGGGCACGCGGGGTTTTATTATACCTTGTTGTATGGAGAATGGAATACAAAAGAATCTGCATCTACAATTGAAAATTGCTTCCCCTCAATCTTCTCATATCTGAAAGATTCAAGGTATCAGTTCTGGTCAAATCAATGGTAACTTGATTAACCTGTGTAAGTGAGAGGATTACAATTTACCTTTTGCAGAAGGTTTTGTAGCAAGAATCCAGTGCCACGAGATAGCATGTCTGTGATAGCTTCCCATCGACCACCTGCATGTAATTTCTATCTTGTAAAAAGGGATGTTCATATTGGCAGACCACATAAATTCATTTCCATGTGTAGTTTGGCTGCATGAATTATCTTAAATTGTGATGTACCGGATATTCACTCGCAAGATCAGGCTTGTAGAAGTCATAAACATGTGCCATATGAGATCCTCTATATTTGCTTTCAAATGAAATAGGAGCATTTGGTCCAATCAACATTGCAATAGCAGCTGCACCGCCAGTAGGACGAGCTGGCCCTTCAGCATAAACCTGATAAGGTGTCAACATGGATCTAAGATGTCAGCAACAGGAATACTTGTTGTCATGGTCAAGTAATACAGTTTTGTGTTATGTTCACAAGATCAGATTACATACCGCGCTGTCTGTGCAAACAACGAGTCCATAACGCCCATCCCATGAGTTGCTCTCGACCCAATTAACACAGTTAAACAAAGCAGCTGTTCCACCATAGCACGCATTTGAGGAGTCAACTCCTTCAATATCAGTATTACCACATTCCTGCGTTTAGAGAATAGTGTTATGGGAAATACTTTACCAAAAGGAATTTTCTGCTTGTAAATACAAGTACTAGCCTTTCCCAAAAAAAAGTACTGGTGTTGAAGAAAACTTAAAATAATGCGTAAGAGTTTTGAAAATTGAAGTACATAACATATTATTTAGTTATGTACATAAGACGTGTTAGACAAAGTTACACCAAGAAATAAAAAACTTGTTAGCATGTACTTGCTGAATGAAACAAACCTCGAAAATTTGCATCAGCCATGTCTTTATAGACTTGCTCTTGTCTATAACAGTTTCACTGCCGACTTCCAAACGTCCAATGCACTTTGGATCGATCTTATAATTTTCCAGGAGGGACTTCACCACTGTCAAGCTGAGAGAAAGTCTTAATCAGTTAGATGATGTAAGCAGGAATAAAATGGTAAAGAATATATTGTCCAGACGTTAAAAACACAAAAATGTTCAACTGTTTGGACTTCAGAGGCAAATATAAGGCATCTCGAAGATTGTACAGTTACGTTCACAGCCAACCATATTGTAATTTTTTTTCTCTAACATCGCTAGTAGTTGGTAAATCGAGCAGTAGAGTCAAGTAGTATGAGCATAAGTCCTGAGGAAAACAGAGAAAAAAGATAGGAGAATAAGAGTATTTTGTACTTAGGAAGATAATCATACCTCATTGAAATGACATCCTCCACTTCAGTGCAAAAGGCCATGCTATCCTGCCCAAGCCCAATAGTGTACTTGCCTTTGCTCACGCCATCATGAGTTTCCAGTTCTTCCTACAACCAGCATCATGTGAATTTTAAAGCTAGTAGAAACCATTATTTTAGGAAAATTATaaagaaaaaatgaaataaaatgttGACCTGTGAGTGAATGAAATCGATAAGAATGAAAGAGGTAGTAGAAGAGATGCAACAAAAAACTGTACATGCACAAAAACGCTGTTGGATAATGATTGGTTGTTGTATAGTGGCCTCTAAAGTCTTTATTTCGGTTTAAATGCAGTAGATTCTTTTATGATCTACAAAATATAATGAACAGAGAAGGATCAATACTACTAATGCTTTCATAGCACAAATTTTTAAGAGGGCCATATTACTTAAAGCTCAGGCACATGACTAACATCGACATGTCATCATTCACACTCATTTGTTAGGGACAAAACCTCGTCCACATCCCATGGCATCTCATTCCAACCGCCACCTAATATTATCACCATATATATGTAAGCCTTTTCGCAACAAGTTTTATACGACCACAAAATTCAGCAGATCTTCCAAGTGGACAGCGTCGATTTGGGAATCTGATGAACACGTGCGCACGAAACACCTGCTGGGTTCACAAGCCTATGACAGGAAAGAGATGCTTTGACAGCCATCGGCATCAGCTGCTTAATTGTCCACACAGCCTTAATTAAGCTTAAGCTTAAACAGGAGAGGAGGGCCCTACTCCTCCTACAAAGCTCATTCGGCCGGCATCTTCTCGGTGTATTTTTCTTTTGGAAGCGTGACAACATTCCTCAAGTAAGCAATGCCCACCAGCTTTCGCATTCTGGAAACACCCAGCAAAGTTTCTTTGCACTGGTACCAGCTGGAGTAACTCGTACAGCACGAATTAACTGTTTTACGCCAAATGTAACTGTTTTACGTTACTACCAATCTACATGATCCCCATGGCGTGCATTTCCTTCCCATCACTAGCTACACGGCTAGGATAGATGAATTAAGTTGACACGGACTTAATAGAATTAAGCTTGTACATTAATGGCTGCGATACTTGAATCTGACCAGACTAGAACAGGTCGAATGGTGACCTGTCTGAGGCTGAGCTCGAAGGTAGACGAGCTTTCAACAGATAACGGCTTCCTCTTTTTCTTAATCTGAAACTGACTCTGTCTCTCTACACACACACCCAACCCAAGGACTCAACGCCTGAACGCGCTCTCACGTGAACAACTGGCTCCTAGCAACAACAacgagaacaaaaaaaaaaaaactccaccaACCACACACAAAGAGCGTGGTCTTGGATTTAAATTCTAGCATGTTTTAACGACTGAAACGGGCGAACGGACCGGGAATTCAGAGCCGATGCTCTGTTATTTTTTTTCCTATTTACGGGTAGGAAAATACGGTGATGTAATAAAATCATGGCTGAGAGTGTGTGTGGTGTGGTACCTGGCGCACGCAGTTGGGCGGGAAGTAGATGTCCATGGCGAGGATGCCCACGTCCTTGACCCTCTCCGCCGCCATCTCCGTCAGCTGTAACCCAACGAGACCATATGAGGAGGCAGGGAGGCGAGATTGCAGTTCCAAATCCTTGGCAAATCAGACCGTAGATTGGGAAGcagaagaagaagggagagaCGGAACCGTACCAGTgagagaagacgaagaagaacgcGGATCGCCGAGGGAGATGCGGGATGGTAGCAGGCGAGGCGGGGCGAGGCGAGGTGGTGGACTCTGCCAGGCTCCGCGCCGTATATATACGCCGCTCGCCGCTTTTTCTTTTGGAAAAAGGATTTTCCTTCCTTGTCTTTCTCTTCTTCCCCTGGTAGGTGGTGGTGGTAATTACGGCCTCGGTAGTATCGACCGGCTGGGTCCGGGGAATCCCGATTCTCATCCTGCGGCTGGCGAGTGGCCCGTCCGGTCGTGTTGGAGTTCTCTGCGTGCGAGCCACGATCGTGGAGATCGGATCCCCCACGATACTGGAGATCAGACCTATTTTCTGTACACACGCACCACGCTCCGTTAATGCAGTCAAACTTGTAGAGATGTATACTATACTCGGCTTGACACGTCGTGGTGGCACGGGTGCTCACCTTTCTTTCGCACGCATGACATCGAGAGTACATTCGATTCGATGGTCAAGAGAGTTAGTGACACTTAACCCAGGTTTGGTGTCTCGTAAAAGTGTGGGATATCTATATCTCTTACTACGTATAAAGTAAAACCTCACTGGAAGAtcatttaagttgtctatctcaacatgcaagctattcaCATCATCCATTCTAGTAT contains:
- the LOC124701103 gene encoding hydroxymethylglutaryl-CoA synthase-like, with translation MAAERVKDVGILAMDIYFPPNCVRQEELETHDGVSKGKYTIGLGQDSMAFCTEVEDVISMSLTVVKSLLENYKIDPKCIGRLEVGSETVIDKSKSIKTWLMQIFEECGNTDIEGVDSSNACYGGTAALFNCVNWVESNSWDGRYGLVVCTDSAVYAEGPARPTGGAAAIAMLIGPNAPISFESKYRGSHMAHVYDFYKPDLASEYPVVDGKLSQTCYLVALDSCYKTFCKRYEKIEGKQFSIVDADSFVFHSPYNKLVQKSFARLYYNDFLRNCSIVDKDSREKLEPFSSLSSEESYQSRDLEKVCQQVAKNLYGTKVQPTTLIPKELGNMYTASLYAAFASVLHNKHDTLAGQRIVMFSYGSGMTSTMFSLKINEGQHPFSLSNIASIMDISNKLQSRHIVPPKQFVEALKLGEHRYGAKDFVTSQDTSLLVTGTYYLTHVDSMYRRFYAVKGAASSTPALGNAALGGDQNREAVWDALFPGALRELAGVRDAGVVDPLCMVLDTCCSGAAGRARLRELCHQDLGLPILVQLVTTASRVGHKEEWLEWLLVKICVEEEMFETLFAALGSTDGGESGNGFTAKHAFLLGTLSKCLTERPEEVIVSNSFALHVLNVQKYAAETVDFTCRGSSSLPTGCPGVDVLGYSLLLLKDICAWEPTSSQSEAPVDSLLRTGLVKQLLKYLRDLELPSTIRKAMAKEQGDQQPALASAKVCPYNGYRRDIVAIIANCLHGRKQVQDEVRQLDGIMLLLQQCVIDEGNAYLREWGLLAVKNLLEGNEENQKEVSELQMQEPILTPEIADIGLRVEIDKKTGHPKLVNSS